The genomic window TGGGAAAACATCGAGGAGCGCTTCCCGGTAGGTTCTCGTCATGCGGCTAAGGTTCGTAACTTCACTAACTTCGGTGTATTCGTAGAAATCGAGGAAGGTGTTGACGGCTTGATCCACATCTCTGACTTGTCTTGGACGAAGAAGATCAAACATCCGTCTGAATTCACTCAGATCGGCGCTGAGATCGAGGTTCAAGTATTGGAAATCGATAAGGAAAACCGTCGCTTAAGCTTAGGCCACAAGCAATTGGAAGAGAATCCTTGGGATGTATTCGAGACAATCTTCACGGTTGGTTCTATCCACGAAGGTACAATCATCGAAGTATTGGATAAGGGTGCCGTTATCTCTTTGCCTTACGGCGTAGAAGGTTTCGCTACTCCGAAGCATCTTGTAAAAGAAGATGGTTCTCAAGCTCAAGTAGATGAGAAACTTTCATTCAAGGTAATCGAGTTCAACAAGGAAGCTAAACGTATCATCCTTTCTCACAGCCGCATCTTTGAAGATGAGCAAAAAGGCGCTAAGGCAACTTCTGAAAAGAAGGCATCCTCAAAACGTGGCGGTAAAAAAGAAGAGGAATCTGGAATGGTAACCGGTCCGGTTGAAAAGACTACATTAGGTGACATAGAGGAATTGGCAGCTTTGAAAGAAAAACTTTCTGGTAAGTAATTGATCCTTCTTTGAGATATAATAAAAGGAGATATCTGATTCAGGTATCTCCTTTTTCTATGTTATTCCTACTGCGGCTTATTTAAGAAAAGCATTCTTCCGTGACACGTGTCTCACATGGCTCGGAAATACCCAACAAATCATTGATCTCCTTTCTTTTCTCTAAATCCGTAAAATAAGCCTCTACAACTTTATAAATATCAAAACCTCCCGTAGAACCGGCTGCCAAGTTTAGTGACTCGACTAATTTGCCTGTAGCTTTATGAATCTCTGCTTGTTTCAGCAAATGAAATTCATTCCCGTGAATTAATTGATTCTTTCCCATGATGTTCCAATTTTAGGTTATACAATATATTACAAAGGATTTCTATTCCTGTCCTAAAGATACAAATATCTTATATATGACCTAATACTTTTATCTATTTTTAAATCGGTTCATCTATTTTATCAGTCGAAAGGGAAAGTATGTCTCTACATTCCATTAATTTTGCCAGAAAACTAAAATGAAAAAGTTAGTAATATTCGATCTTGACGGAACATTATTAAATACGATCGCCGATTTAGCCCATAGCACGAACCATGCGTTGCGGCAAAACGGTTTTCCGACGCACGACGTAAAGGAGTATAACTTCTTCGTAGGAAACGGCATCAACAAATTATTCGAACGCGCGTTACCCGAAGGTGAAAAGACGGCAGAGAATATACTAAAGGTAAGGGAAGAGTTCTTGAAGCATTACGATCTGCATAACACGGATCGCAGCGTTCCATACCCCGGTGTCCCTGAGTTATTAGCCTTGTTGCAGGAAAGAGGGATAAAACTGGCGGTCGCTTCTAATAAATATCAAGCCGCTACCCGTAAGCTCATCGCCCATTTCTTTCCTTCCATACAATTTACGGAGGTTCTCGGACAGCGTGAAGGAGTAAAGGCGAAGCCAGATCCCAGTATTGTCAATGAGATCGTAGAACGAGCGAGCATATCCAAAGAGAGCACTCTTTATGTCGGTGATTCGGACGTAGACATGCAAACCGCCATCAACAGCGAAGTGACCTCCTGTGGGGTAACATGGGGCTTTCGCCCTCGTACGGAATTAGAGAAATACGCACCCGATCATATAGCGGAAAAGGCAGAAGATATACTCAAGTTTATCTAAAAGACGATCTAAGCCTGTCGTGCGAGGCAATCCTTCCCGTTCTTGTCTCGCACGCTTGTCCTTAACCTTAATTACTAATATTTCCTAACACATATTCCATCCAGCTCGCACAGCCCTTAGAATACAAGTTATCCCTAACATCACCTCAACCGTATTTGCAAAAAAGTATTAGACCTACAAACAAAAACATCCAATAGCGGTTATTTTTCAAGGTATCATTTAAGCCAAACTTTAAAAAACGCCAAAACGAGACCTATATTTCTGTAATATTATACCAAACAACCACTAGATAAATATAGTAAAAGACGAAGTTATAATTTTACATAAGAAACATAGACAAAAAGAATGTCGGGAAATATTAAAAAAATAGTTGAGCCGAATAGTGGTATTGATTATTCTTTGGAGAAGGACTTCAAGATCTTTACACTTTCCAAAGAACTCCCTATTACCACTTACCCTTCTTATATAAGATTAGGGATTGTCATCTATTGTGTAAAAGGAAACGCTAAAATTGATATCTATTCCAACAAGCACATTATAACCCCCAAAGAGCTCATCATCATCTTGCCGGGGCAATTGGTCGCATTAACGGACGTTAGCGTAGATTTCCAAATCAGATATTTCACGATCACGGAATCCTTTTATTCTGATATATTAAGCGGTATCAGTCGTTTCTCGCCACATTTCTTTTTCTATATGAGGCAACATTACTATTTCAAGATGGAAGACGTGGAAACTCTTTCCTTTGTAGACTTCTTTGAATTACTTATAAGAAAAGCCGTCGATCCGGAAAACCAGTATCGAAGAGAGTCGGTTATACTCTTACTTCGCATATTATTCCTTGATATATATAACCATTATAAAGTCAATTCTTTAGACAGTACGGCAACGATAGATGTACACAAGAAAGAACTGACCCACAAATTCTTTCAATTGGTCATGAGTAATTACAAAGTGAACAGAAGCGTGACGTTCTACGCGAACTCTCTATGCATCACCCCTAAATACTTGACCATGGTTGTTAAGGAGGTAAGCGGCAAATCCGCCAAAGATTGGATTACGGAATATATGATCCTAGAATTAAAAGGATTACTCACCAACTCCACCTTGAATATCCAAGAGATTGTTGAGAAGACGCAGTTCTCGAACCAATCCTCGTTGGGACGCTTCTTTCGGAGGCACACGGGCTTATCGCCTTTGCAATACAGGAAAAAATATTTAACAACAGAGCAAAGAACAAACTTCTCAAAAAATAATACGATATGAATAAAAGTCAGCTAATCGAGGAATTATCGAAAAGAGTCGGTAATGACAAAGCAGAAATCCGGTACATATTGGAAGAACTGAATAACATCATCTTAGAGAAAACGAGAGCCGGAGAAAAGGTATGTATACAGGGTTTCGGTGTTTATACTCCCCGCTTACAGACAAGCAGGTTGGCTAGAAACCCGAAAAGCGGAGAGACTTTAATGTTGATCCCTAGAACCATTGTCCATTTTAAGTGCGCACCAAATTTGCTGAAAGAGATCAATAAATAAAAAATAAAGGGTCGGCTCCACCGGGAACCGACCTTTTCGTCATCCCATTAATGACATACCAAAGACAACATTCTATAATCTACATCAATATCTGTCGAGCATATTTCACGCAAGTGCCTACCTCTTTCACGGAGTCAGACCAAGGCTTGATATCATATTCCAGTTCTATATCGCAATAGATAGGCCATTTCTCTTGTTTGATCAACAAGAGCACGTCTTCCAACGGCATCTCCCCTTGTCCCCATACTTGATTCGTATTCGGCTGGTCCCCTGTCGTAGGCCCCGTCTTATCTTTCAAGTGGATACTATAGATCCGATCATGATATTTCTTGATCATCTCATTCGGATGGATACCTGTAGAGCCAAAGAAGTGGCCCGCATCAAAATTCAACATAATAGAAGGAGAGATCGCTAAGATCGGATCGCAACTAAAGCCTTCTTCGGCATATTGCATATGATTATGGAAAGCCATATACATCCCATGCTTCTCGGCAAATGGAGCGACTCTTTTCGCCGTCTCCAAATTAATCTCGTCCGTCACGGCTTTAGCGCCCATGGCCTTGGCCACCTTGAAGGCATAATCGACCTCTTCGTCCGATCCCATGCCGGAAGGTTGCATTTTCACGATATGCACAGATATCCCAGCGTCGCTCAACAACTTACGGGCACCTTCCACCTTCGATAGATCCAGCCCGAGACGCCACGCTTTCACCTCTTCCTTATATTTATCGATCTCAGCCTGCTGCTCCGGAGTAAACTTCGGGGGACCCATCCGACGAGGAGCCGCAGGTTTCTCACCCGGTTTCGCCGCAGGTTGAGAAGCTTGCCGACGGAAGAATTTCATCATCGGATTCTCCGGAGCTCCTAAATAAGCTTCCAGATCACCTCCCATCAACTCAATGGAACTGATATTCGCTTCTTGGCAATACTTGATGATATTCTCCAATCCACCCGGCATGGAACGCCAACTATAAGTGATCGTGCCG from Parabacteroides distasonis ATCC 8503 includes these protein-coding regions:
- a CDS encoding sugar phosphate isomerase/epimerase; the encoded protein is MNKDVNNGQSRREFLGRSVAALAAASFLPSAFSCTGKSVAAPAPVDTAAEAGKVNSKFGGVQIGTITYSWRSMPGGLENIIKYCQEANISSIELMGGDLEAYLGAPENPMMKFFRRQASQPAAKPGEKPAAPRRMGPPKFTPEQQAEIDKYKEEVKAWRLGLDLSKVEGARKLLSDAGISVHIVKMQPSGMGSDEEVDYAFKVAKAMGAKAVTDEINLETAKRVAPFAEKHGMYMAFHNHMQYAEEGFSCDPILAISPSIMLNFDAGHFFGSTGIHPNEMIKKYHDRIYSIHLKDKTGPTTGDQPNTNQVWGQGEMPLEDVLLLIKQEKWPIYCDIELEYDIKPWSDSVKEVGTCVKYARQILM
- a CDS encoding HAD family hydrolase; the encoded protein is MKKLVIFDLDGTLLNTIADLAHSTNHALRQNGFPTHDVKEYNFFVGNGINKLFERALPEGEKTAENILKVREEFLKHYDLHNTDRSVPYPGVPELLALLQERGIKLAVASNKYQAATRKLIAHFFPSIQFTEVLGQREGVKAKPDPSIVNEIVERASISKESTLYVGDSDVDMQTAINSEVTSCGVTWGFRPRTELEKYAPDHIAEKAEDILKFI
- a CDS encoding AraC family transcriptional regulator, whose protein sequence is MSGNIKKIVEPNSGIDYSLEKDFKIFTLSKELPITTYPSYIRLGIVIYCVKGNAKIDIYSNKHIITPKELIIILPGQLVALTDVSVDFQIRYFTITESFYSDILSGISRFSPHFFFYMRQHYYFKMEDVETLSFVDFFELLIRKAVDPENQYRRESVILLLRILFLDIYNHYKVNSLDSTATIDVHKKELTHKFFQLVMSNYKVNRSVTFYANSLCITPKYLTMVVKEVSGKSAKDWITEYMILELKGLLTNSTLNIQEIVEKTQFSNQSSLGRFFRRHTGLSPLQYRKKYLTTEQRTNFSKNNTI
- a CDS encoding HU family DNA-binding protein yields the protein MNKSQLIEELSKRVGNDKAEIRYILEELNNIILEKTRAGEKVCIQGFGVYTPRLQTSRLARNPKSGETLMLIPRTIVHFKCAPNLLKEINK